The following proteins are co-located in the Streptomyces bottropensis ATCC 25435 genome:
- a CDS encoding sensor histidine kinase, translating to MATEYGDGYGSWGEERRHRMPAGLRAPIEARSWREFGYVLLGLPVGILLFTYAVTMVSVGAGLLITFLGVPVLAAGLAGCRGFGALERARARALLGVEVSAPEPLRPKGRGAMAWMGAVLRSGSSWRQLLYAVIQFPWSVFSFVVAVTFWTYGWALLTYPLWFWVFPVWAGQDGLQLYGDETHSVYLDNPFEVTVTALVGLLFTMASPWIVRGLTTVDRVMVGALLGPSRLGARVVELESDRGVVVDTAAADLRRIERDLHDGAQARLVALAMDLGLAKEKLAEDPRAAAVMVDSAHGEVKTALQELRDLARGIHPAVLTDRGLDAALSSVASRCAVPVVVDVDLPARPVPAIEGIAYFTVSELLQNVSKHAGASRATVDVWKVENRLMLQVADDGVGGADTGRGSGLAGLAERIGAVDGILVVDSPAGGPTRVTAELPWRTV from the coding sequence ATGGCCACGGAGTACGGGGACGGGTACGGGAGTTGGGGCGAGGAGCGGCGGCATCGGATGCCGGCCGGGCTGCGGGCGCCGATCGAGGCGCGCAGCTGGCGGGAGTTCGGGTATGTGCTGCTGGGGCTGCCCGTCGGGATCCTGCTGTTCACGTACGCCGTGACGATGGTGTCGGTCGGCGCGGGGCTGCTGATCACGTTCCTCGGGGTCCCGGTGCTGGCGGCGGGGCTGGCCGGGTGCCGGGGGTTCGGCGCGCTGGAGCGGGCGCGGGCGCGGGCGCTGCTCGGGGTGGAGGTGTCCGCGCCGGAGCCGTTGCGGCCCAAGGGGCGCGGGGCGATGGCGTGGATGGGCGCCGTGCTGCGCAGCGGGTCGTCGTGGCGGCAGCTGTTGTACGCGGTGATCCAGTTCCCGTGGTCGGTGTTCTCCTTCGTGGTGGCGGTGACCTTCTGGACGTACGGGTGGGCGCTGCTGACGTACCCCCTGTGGTTCTGGGTGTTCCCCGTGTGGGCCGGGCAGGACGGGTTGCAGCTGTACGGGGACGAGACGCACTCCGTGTATCTCGACAACCCGTTCGAGGTGACCGTGACCGCGCTGGTCGGACTGCTCTTCACGATGGCCTCGCCATGGATCGTGCGCGGGCTGACGACGGTCGACCGGGTGATGGTGGGCGCGCTGCTCGGGCCGTCGCGGCTGGGCGCGCGGGTCGTGGAGCTGGAGTCGGACCGGGGGGTCGTCGTCGACACGGCCGCCGCTGACCTGCGGCGGATCGAGCGGGATCTGCACGACGGGGCGCAGGCCCGGCTGGTCGCGCTGGCCATGGACCTGGGACTGGCGAAGGAGAAGCTGGCCGAGGATCCCCGCGCGGCGGCGGTGATGGTGGACTCGGCGCACGGTGAGGTGAAGACGGCGCTCCAGGAGCTGCGGGATCTCGCGCGAGGCATCCATCCGGCCGTGCTGACAGACCGGGGGCTCGACGCGGCGCTGTCGTCGGTCGCCTCCCGGTGCGCGGTACCGGTGGTGGTGGACGTGGACCTCCCGGCACGGCCGGTGCCGGCGATCGAGGGCATCGCGTACTTCACCGTCTCCGAGCTGCTGCAGAACGTCAGCAAGCACGCGGGGGCCTCGCGGGCGACCGTGGATGTGTGGAAGGTCGAGAACCGGCTGATGCTCCAGGTCGCCGACGACGGCGTGGGCGGCGCCGACACCGGGCGCGGTTCCGGCCTGGCGGGGCTCGCCGAGCGGATCGGGGCGGTCGACGGCATCCTGGTCGTCGACTCCCCCGCCGGCGGCCCGACCCGGGTGACGGCGGAGCTGCCCTGGCGAACGGTCTGA